Below is a window of Penaeus monodon isolate SGIC_2016 chromosome 26, NSTDA_Pmon_1, whole genome shotgun sequence DNA.
aactactattactcaTATTAGGCTTACAGGGGATATCTAATGCAGTTGGCAAATTTTTAATATCTGCAAGGAGTTAAGGAATGTAACCCAAAAGAATGTTAAACACAAGCACCTATTCTACTATAAATTGAGGATCTTCTTTTCACTCTGTTGAAATAATGTATTTCAATAATCTTTGCTTTACTGGGTCTCTATTCATTAGTCTACTTTGACTGCAAATGAAAGTACATGCTTGTATTAAGAACTTTCACATACCATCAGCAGTGGTTGCTTGCTGGTGAGGTTGCAACATGTTTTGGAACTCTGTGAGTTCATTGTGACGGATGATGCGGTCCAGGTGCATCTTCTCCAAGATGTGGTAGCAAGGTAGCTGCTGGCATCTCTCATCCTTGAAAAGTGTGCCCAGCATTCTTGAACGCTGCTGCCCtattttaagtataaaaaatgGCTAGATTAACTGTTGTTTGTATATACTTGTACTCTTGCCCATGAGCCTTCAATAcagtacatataaaaatttatttcttcacatacaaaataaatttcaGCTTATgaattctatataaatatttaacctGAAGTTGGTAATCATACCTGCTGATGCCAGCACAGTGCATATTAAAGCCTTTTTGAGAGCCTCCATACGTTCATCCTCATGAATAATTGGCCTATATGACAGTTCATTGTAACGCTGGGCAGCTTCTATGAATTTGCGACGATAATCCAACACACGTGCATAACAAACTTTGTAATAAATTTGTAGTTGCTCACTCTTTGACTCTGCCTGAAATGGCATTAAAGTAATCATAAGGGAAAGGTGAAAGCTGAATTTTCAGTAATCTTGTGAAAaatctttaattctttttatttttcattcttcaattgtgtgaataatttgtaaaagataaattatacaaatatttaaacaaCAAAGTTATTACCTGCAAAATACTAGCACGATTAATGTAAGCTTCTCCTTGTACTGGGTCATCATCTTCGAGATATAAACGAGCAATCTTGAGGTATGTCTCAAGTTTATAATCGACACTATACTGTctgaaatatcaaaataatatatgacTTTAGTTATCACTAATAAAATGTGTCAATTCacaaaagaagaaacaataaatGCTATTAAGTACAGAGGACACTCACTATGCACTGCAGTTTCATTTACATACATAGCAAACCATGTGTAGTTATGCATTATTTATTAGGAAAACTTTTATTGCATTTACATACTTTTGCCCGGTTTCCAGTGGAATACCAGTAAGAACAGCAGCAGCATCCCTCCATGAGCTTTCACGTTCATAAATGTCTGCCAAGTGCTGCCTGATACTGGCTACTTGCTCCTCAAAACTTATGACTCGAGGTTGTACCTGTGGAAGTTTCACAACTAATTATGAAAGGAATAATGGATGAAATATTATTATGCTTTATCATAAGAATTAACCTGAAAATCATTCTtttgatcatatatatgtaatttgtattaCTTATGTCATATATCTTTGGAAGTTAAAACTCACTTTATCAAGTGTAAAATGTGCGACAGTCTTGGCAACATGGTCTGCCATTGAGGTAAGGTGTGTAGACACATCTGAGAGCAGCTGTCTTGATATTACTAAGCTTACTGTCTCTTTCacaactgtaaaaaaaagagTGTACTTTAGTAACTGGTAGTGATCTTTAAAATTCACATGCAAGCATTTTTGtagtctatatttcatatatttacaaatcAAAATCTCATGAATGAATAGCTTTAAGGGTCTTGCTATCTCTTTGAATGAAATCTAATCTCTGAATTTGATATCTATTACTCAGGGAAGAGAACACAGAATATTGTAAGAAATTTTACAATTTTGCTTTTGCAAAGACATTAACTGTGAATAGTTGGTAGACAACACACtctgctttttttaaatatactatactattgtaatatttattatttttactaatcaatcacatcatcatcaaaatcttcCCCCCCACTCACTTTGTTCAATAAATGTT
It encodes the following:
- the LOC119589972 gene encoding COP9 signalosome complex subunit 4-like (The sequence of the model RefSeq protein was modified relative to this genomic sequence to represent the inferred CDS: added 12 bases not found in genome assembly); the protein is MAFAVQIRQQLQALVSSGGSHKDHDKYRAVLDNILKVGNENDMAEGLQAFIEAIVKETVSLVISRQLLSDVSTHLTSMADHVAKTVAHFTLDKVQPRVISFEEQVASIRQHLADIYERESSWRDAAAVLTGIPLETGQKQYSVDYKLETYLKIARLYLEDDDPVQGEAYINRASILQAESKSEQLQIYYKVCYARVLDYRRKFIEAAQRYNELSYRPIIHEDERMEALKKALICTVLASAGQQRSRMLGTLFKDERCQQLPCYHILEKMHLDRIIRHNELTEFQNMLQPHQQATTADGSTILDRAVTEHNLLAASKLYNNITFPELGALLQISPAKAEKIASQMITEGRMNGYIDQIDGILHFEARDVLPQWDKQIQSLCFQVNGIIEKINTAHPEWVAKIMDEQMVQ